The Oncorhynchus masou masou isolate Uvic2021 chromosome 6, UVic_Omas_1.1, whole genome shotgun sequence genome has a window encoding:
- the LOC135541230 gene encoding adhesion G-protein coupled receptor G7-like: MVCINGSELKRGVCICPDEWTGETCSNGNFCNSTSKDGFSFPRTLVGWSAYSEVLRDKKTTTGLPEASARCLKDTGSPMFGPPHILQCEFTLSNIQGNISSSSGDLLQLAFSSQILTSQPEQLSADNITTAAQIANTLLQSANITEDIAGHDGNYHQSAAECQ; encoded by the exons ATGGTCTGTATCAATGGTAGTGAGCTGAAGAGAGGAGTCTGTATCTGTCCTGATGAGTGGACTGGAGAGACCTGTTCAAATG GGAATTTCTGCAATTCCACCAGCAAGGATGGATTCTCCTTCCCAAGAACACTGGTTGGCTGGTCTGCTTATTCAGAAGTGTTGCGTGATAAGAAGACAACCA CCGGTTTACCAGAAGCCTCAGCAAGATGTTTGAAAGACACCGGCTCTCCAATGTTTGGTCCTCCTCACATTCTGCAGTGTGAATTTACCCTCAGTAACATTCAAGGAAAT aTCTCCAGCAGTTCAGGTGATTTACTACAGTTAGCCTTCAGTTCTCAGATCCTGACTTCCCAACCAGAGCAGCTGTCAGCTGACAACATCACCACGGCAGCTCAGATTGCTAACACGCTGCTTCAGTCTGCAAATATCACAGAG GACATCGCAGGACATGATGGTAACTACCATCAGTCAGCTGCTGAATGCCAGTGA